A genomic region of Eucalyptus grandis isolate ANBG69807.140 chromosome 5, ASM1654582v1, whole genome shotgun sequence contains the following coding sequences:
- the LOC104445060 gene encoding probable LRR receptor-like serine/threonine-protein kinase RFK1 isoform X2 — MSMLKFHSLPGILPPELAKLPYLREIDFAYNCLSGEIPDELSSMQLTSISLLVNRLSGAIPTSLANITSLTYLNLEANQFSGPVPHELGRLIYLQNLILSSNQLTGNVPTTFATLGHLTDFRINDNNFSGRIPSFIQNWKKLNKLEMHASGLEGPIPSHISALNKVEELRISDIDGHLQLFPALDNMTGLVKLVLRSCNLSGQIPAYMWKLQNLEFLDLSFNKLTGQIPATINLKHIKFIFLTENLLTGSVPDSILKEGTSVDLSYNDFAWQGPHQPACQENMNMNLNLFRSSSAENNSGRGVPCLENFQCPRYSSCLHVNCGGKDATIKESKWKIIYQGDQDEGGGAAKFYLNHDEFWGFSSTGDFMDDNDEQNLRYSVYLPSSNLTVLDSTARTAPISLTYFHYCLENGMYTVKLRFTEIQYTNDKTYNSLGRRVFDIYVQGKLILKDYDIEIAAGAAQKPKEEVYNVSVTNNMLEIRLIFAGKGTTRIPKRGSYGPLISSISVVSDVKGCSRGGKQKTAVTVGAGVGAGAFFIVLLSLCILKWKGYFRGRTKRRQGMEGLDLQTGTFSLKKIKAATNDFDSANKIGEGGFGAVYKGQLNDGTVIAVKQLSSKSRQGNREFLNEIGMISCLQHPNLVRLHGCCTEGDQLSLVYEYMENNSLARALFGPDDHQLQLDWPTRHKICTGIAKGLAFLHEESRLKIVHRDIKATNVLLDQDLNPKISDFGLARLHEEEKTHISTKIAGTIGYMAPEYALWGYLTYKADVYSFGVVALEIVSGKSNNSSLPSDDFFCLLDWACHLQQTGNLMRLVNKKLKAEVNEEEVKIMIKVALLCTNASPSLRPMMSEVVNMLEGKMAVPDVIPEPSTYCEDLRFKAMRDLRKHGQQQSHTECQTQNSTTINALRSSSSTLSQDLFEENQDSIPLP, encoded by the exons ATGTC AATGCTGAAGTTTCATAGTCTACCTGGAATCCTCCCCCCTGAGCTTGCTAAGCTCCCTTATCTCAGAGAGAT TGATTTTGCTTACAACTGCCTCAGTGGTGAAATTCCTGACGAGTTGAGTTCCATGCAGTTGACATCAAT CTCTCTTCTTGTGAATCGCTTATCAGGAGCAATACCGACATCATTGGCAAACATTACCTCTCTAACATATCT GAATCTTGAAGCCAATCAGTTCTCTGGTCCTGTTCCTCATGAGCTTGGGCGTTTAATCTACTTACAGAATTT GATTTTGTCCTCCAATCAGCTAACAGGAAACGTGCCAACTACATTTGCCACCTTAGGACATCTGACAGATTT TCGGATAAATGACAACAACTTCAGCGGCAGAATACCCAGTTTTATCCAAAACTGGAAGAAGCTGAATAAACT CGAAATGCATGCGAGTGGACTTGAAGGACCCATTCCATCACACATTTCTGCCTTGAATAAAGTAGAGGAGCT GAGAATTAGTGACATTGATGGTCATCTCCAGCTATTTCCTGCACTGGACAACATGACAGGCTTAGTGAAATT GGTACTGAGAAGCTGCAACTTATCTGGGCAAATTCCCGCATACATGTGGAAATTGCAGAATCTAGAATTTTT GGATCTCAGTTTTAACAAATTGACTGGGCAAATTCCGGCTACAATCAATTTAAAGCACATAAAATTCAT ATTTCTTACCGAAAATTTATTAACGGGAAGTGTTCCGGACTCAATCCTGAAGGAAGGAACCAGCGT TGATCTTTCATACAATGACTTTGCATGGCAAGGTCCTCACCAACCTGCTTGTCAAGAAAACAT GAACATGAACTTGAATTTGTTTAGGAGCTCCTCAGCAGAAAATAACTC AGGCAGAGGTGTTCCTTGCTTGGAGAACTTCCAATGTCCACGTT ACTCGAGTTGTTTACATGTTAATTGTGGTGGAAAAGATGCAACCATCAAGGAATCTAAGTGGAAGATCATCTATCAAGGAGATCAAGATGAAGGAGGTGGTGCTGCAAAATTCTATTTAAATCATGATGAGTTCTGGGGATTCAGTAGCACGGGGGACTTCATGGATGATAATGATGAACAAAACCTGCGCTATTCTGTGTATCTACCATCCTCGAACCTCACTGTCTTGGATTCAACAGCACGAACAGCCCCAATTTCACTGACTTATTTTCATTACTGCTTGGAGAACGGGATGTACACTGTGAAACTCAGGTTTACAGAGATACAGTACACTAACGACAAAACATATAACAGCCTTGGGAGGCGGGTATTTGATATTTATGTTCAG GGGAAGTTGATTCTGAAGGACTATGATATTGAGATTGCAGCAGGTGCTGCTCAGAAGCCAAAAGAGGAAGTCTATAATGTCAGCGTGACAAATAATATGCTGGAGATTCGTCTAATTTTTGCTGGAAAAGGGACAACAAGGATTCCTAAGAGAGGATCTTATGGTCCACTTATTTCTTCCATTTCTGTAGTTTCAG ATGTCAAAGGGTGTTCAAGAGGTGGAAAACAAAAGACTGCTGTCACTGTTGGAGCTGGAGTTGGAGCTGGAGCATTTTTCATTGTTCTCTTATCACTCTGTATACTTAAGTGGAAAGGCTATTTCCGAGGAAGAACCAAGAGAAGACAAG GCATGGAAGGACTAGATCTGCAGACTGGgacattttccttgaaaaaaattaaagctgCAACAAATGACTTCGATTCTGCAAACAAAATTGGGGAAGGCGGTTTTGGTGCTGTCTACAAG GGTCAATTAAATGATGGCACTGTAATAGCAGTTAAGCAACTTTCATCGAAATCGCGACAAGGAAATCGAGAATTCCTGAACGAGATAGGAATGATATCATGCTTACAACATCCAAATCTTGTGAGGCTCCACGGATGCTGTACTGAAGGAGATCAACTATCGCTGGTTTACGAGTATATGGAGAACAATAGTCTTGCCCGTGCCTTGTTTG GTCCGGATGATCATCAACTTCAGCTAGACTGGCCCACAAGACATAAGATCTGCACCGGGATTGCTAAGGGTCTCGCTTTTTTACATGAAGAGTCTAGACTCAAGATTGTCCACAGAGATATTAAAGCTACTAATGTGCTGCTCGATCAAGATTTAAACCCAAAGATATCGGACTTTGGACTGGCCAGGCTTCATGAAGAAGAGAAGACTCACATTAGCACCAAAATTGCCGGAACCAT AGGATATATGGCTCCAGAATATGCATTGTGGGGTTACCTTACATACAAAGCCGATGTGTACAGCTTCGGAGTCGTGGCCTTGGAGATAGTTAGCGGGAAAAGCAATAACAGTAGCCTGCCGAGTGATGACTTTTTCTGTCTATTGGATTGG GCGTGTCACTTGCAACAAACTGGGAACTTGATGCGGCTTGTCAACAAGAAGTTAAAGGCTGAAGTCAAcgaagaagaagtgaaaatcATGATAAAAGTCGCTCTTTTGTGCACAAATGCATCTCCATCTCTAAGGCCCATGATGTCCGAGGTTGTGAACATGCTCGAGGGAAAAATGGCCGTACCGGACGTGATCCCGGAGCCGAGCACCTACTGCGAAGATCTGAGGTTCAAAGCCATGAGGGACCTCCGCAAGCATGGGCAACAGCAAAGTCATACCGAATGCCAAACACAGAATTCCACGACCATCAACGCGTTGCGGTCTTCGTCAAGCACCTTGAGTCAAgatttgtttgaagaaaatcaagattCCATACCCCTCCCGTAA
- the LOC104445060 gene encoding probable LRR receptor-like serine/threonine-protein kinase RFK1 isoform X1: MAGKNSFVFLIFMGLSCFGLVWLAESRLPQAEVDALHEITSAMGSTYWDFDGDNCEIRTVGLALQPPAEAESSIGCDCNIGNDTFCHVVRIMLKFHSLPGILPPELAKLPYLREIDFAYNCLSGEIPDELSSMQLTSISLLVNRLSGAIPTSLANITSLTYLNLEANQFSGPVPHELGRLIYLQNLILSSNQLTGNVPTTFATLGHLTDFRINDNNFSGRIPSFIQNWKKLNKLEMHASGLEGPIPSHISALNKVEELRISDIDGHLQLFPALDNMTGLVKLVLRSCNLSGQIPAYMWKLQNLEFLDLSFNKLTGQIPATINLKHIKFIFLTENLLTGSVPDSILKEGTSVDLSYNDFAWQGPHQPACQENMNMNLNLFRSSSAENNSGRGVPCLENFQCPRYSSCLHVNCGGKDATIKESKWKIIYQGDQDEGGGAAKFYLNHDEFWGFSSTGDFMDDNDEQNLRYSVYLPSSNLTVLDSTARTAPISLTYFHYCLENGMYTVKLRFTEIQYTNDKTYNSLGRRVFDIYVQGKLILKDYDIEIAAGAAQKPKEEVYNVSVTNNMLEIRLIFAGKGTTRIPKRGSYGPLISSISVVSDVKGCSRGGKQKTAVTVGAGVGAGAFFIVLLSLCILKWKGYFRGRTKRRQGMEGLDLQTGTFSLKKIKAATNDFDSANKIGEGGFGAVYKGQLNDGTVIAVKQLSSKSRQGNREFLNEIGMISCLQHPNLVRLHGCCTEGDQLSLVYEYMENNSLARALFGPDDHQLQLDWPTRHKICTGIAKGLAFLHEESRLKIVHRDIKATNVLLDQDLNPKISDFGLARLHEEEKTHISTKIAGTIGYMAPEYALWGYLTYKADVYSFGVVALEIVSGKSNNSSLPSDDFFCLLDWACHLQQTGNLMRLVNKKLKAEVNEEEVKIMIKVALLCTNASPSLRPMMSEVVNMLEGKMAVPDVIPEPSTYCEDLRFKAMRDLRKHGQQQSHTECQTQNSTTINALRSSSSTLSQDLFEENQDSIPLP, encoded by the exons ATGGCGGGCAAGAACTCGTTcgttttcttgattttcatggGGTTGAGCTGCTTCGGTTTGGTGTGGCTCGCCGAGTCAAGGCTGCCCCAAGCGGAAG TTGATGCTCTCCACGAGATCACGAGTGCAATGGGGTCGACATACTGGGATTTTGATGGTGACAATTGTGAAATACGAACGGTTGGGTTAGCACTGCAGCCGCCAGCAGAAGCTGAGAGTAGCATTGGTTGTGATTGCAACATTGGGAACGATACCTTCTGTCATGTCGTAAGGAT AATGCTGAAGTTTCATAGTCTACCTGGAATCCTCCCCCCTGAGCTTGCTAAGCTCCCTTATCTCAGAGAGAT TGATTTTGCTTACAACTGCCTCAGTGGTGAAATTCCTGACGAGTTGAGTTCCATGCAGTTGACATCAAT CTCTCTTCTTGTGAATCGCTTATCAGGAGCAATACCGACATCATTGGCAAACATTACCTCTCTAACATATCT GAATCTTGAAGCCAATCAGTTCTCTGGTCCTGTTCCTCATGAGCTTGGGCGTTTAATCTACTTACAGAATTT GATTTTGTCCTCCAATCAGCTAACAGGAAACGTGCCAACTACATTTGCCACCTTAGGACATCTGACAGATTT TCGGATAAATGACAACAACTTCAGCGGCAGAATACCCAGTTTTATCCAAAACTGGAAGAAGCTGAATAAACT CGAAATGCATGCGAGTGGACTTGAAGGACCCATTCCATCACACATTTCTGCCTTGAATAAAGTAGAGGAGCT GAGAATTAGTGACATTGATGGTCATCTCCAGCTATTTCCTGCACTGGACAACATGACAGGCTTAGTGAAATT GGTACTGAGAAGCTGCAACTTATCTGGGCAAATTCCCGCATACATGTGGAAATTGCAGAATCTAGAATTTTT GGATCTCAGTTTTAACAAATTGACTGGGCAAATTCCGGCTACAATCAATTTAAAGCACATAAAATTCAT ATTTCTTACCGAAAATTTATTAACGGGAAGTGTTCCGGACTCAATCCTGAAGGAAGGAACCAGCGT TGATCTTTCATACAATGACTTTGCATGGCAAGGTCCTCACCAACCTGCTTGTCAAGAAAACAT GAACATGAACTTGAATTTGTTTAGGAGCTCCTCAGCAGAAAATAACTC AGGCAGAGGTGTTCCTTGCTTGGAGAACTTCCAATGTCCACGTT ACTCGAGTTGTTTACATGTTAATTGTGGTGGAAAAGATGCAACCATCAAGGAATCTAAGTGGAAGATCATCTATCAAGGAGATCAAGATGAAGGAGGTGGTGCTGCAAAATTCTATTTAAATCATGATGAGTTCTGGGGATTCAGTAGCACGGGGGACTTCATGGATGATAATGATGAACAAAACCTGCGCTATTCTGTGTATCTACCATCCTCGAACCTCACTGTCTTGGATTCAACAGCACGAACAGCCCCAATTTCACTGACTTATTTTCATTACTGCTTGGAGAACGGGATGTACACTGTGAAACTCAGGTTTACAGAGATACAGTACACTAACGACAAAACATATAACAGCCTTGGGAGGCGGGTATTTGATATTTATGTTCAG GGGAAGTTGATTCTGAAGGACTATGATATTGAGATTGCAGCAGGTGCTGCTCAGAAGCCAAAAGAGGAAGTCTATAATGTCAGCGTGACAAATAATATGCTGGAGATTCGTCTAATTTTTGCTGGAAAAGGGACAACAAGGATTCCTAAGAGAGGATCTTATGGTCCACTTATTTCTTCCATTTCTGTAGTTTCAG ATGTCAAAGGGTGTTCAAGAGGTGGAAAACAAAAGACTGCTGTCACTGTTGGAGCTGGAGTTGGAGCTGGAGCATTTTTCATTGTTCTCTTATCACTCTGTATACTTAAGTGGAAAGGCTATTTCCGAGGAAGAACCAAGAGAAGACAAG GCATGGAAGGACTAGATCTGCAGACTGGgacattttccttgaaaaaaattaaagctgCAACAAATGACTTCGATTCTGCAAACAAAATTGGGGAAGGCGGTTTTGGTGCTGTCTACAAG GGTCAATTAAATGATGGCACTGTAATAGCAGTTAAGCAACTTTCATCGAAATCGCGACAAGGAAATCGAGAATTCCTGAACGAGATAGGAATGATATCATGCTTACAACATCCAAATCTTGTGAGGCTCCACGGATGCTGTACTGAAGGAGATCAACTATCGCTGGTTTACGAGTATATGGAGAACAATAGTCTTGCCCGTGCCTTGTTTG GTCCGGATGATCATCAACTTCAGCTAGACTGGCCCACAAGACATAAGATCTGCACCGGGATTGCTAAGGGTCTCGCTTTTTTACATGAAGAGTCTAGACTCAAGATTGTCCACAGAGATATTAAAGCTACTAATGTGCTGCTCGATCAAGATTTAAACCCAAAGATATCGGACTTTGGACTGGCCAGGCTTCATGAAGAAGAGAAGACTCACATTAGCACCAAAATTGCCGGAACCAT AGGATATATGGCTCCAGAATATGCATTGTGGGGTTACCTTACATACAAAGCCGATGTGTACAGCTTCGGAGTCGTGGCCTTGGAGATAGTTAGCGGGAAAAGCAATAACAGTAGCCTGCCGAGTGATGACTTTTTCTGTCTATTGGATTGG GCGTGTCACTTGCAACAAACTGGGAACTTGATGCGGCTTGTCAACAAGAAGTTAAAGGCTGAAGTCAAcgaagaagaagtgaaaatcATGATAAAAGTCGCTCTTTTGTGCACAAATGCATCTCCATCTCTAAGGCCCATGATGTCCGAGGTTGTGAACATGCTCGAGGGAAAAATGGCCGTACCGGACGTGATCCCGGAGCCGAGCACCTACTGCGAAGATCTGAGGTTCAAAGCCATGAGGGACCTCCGCAAGCATGGGCAACAGCAAAGTCATACCGAATGCCAAACACAGAATTCCACGACCATCAACGCGTTGCGGTCTTCGTCAAGCACCTTGAGTCAAgatttgtttgaagaaaatcaagattCCATACCCCTCCCGTAA
- the LOC104445060 gene encoding probable LRR receptor-like serine/threonine-protein kinase RFK1 isoform X3, whose amino-acid sequence MAGKNSFVFLIFMGLSCFGLVWLAESRLPQAEVDALHEITSAMGSTYWDFDGDNCEIRTVGLALQPPAEAESSIGCDCNIGNDTFCHVVRIMLKFHSLPGILPPELAKLPYLREIDFAYNCLSGEIPDELSSMQLTSISLLVNRLSGAIPTSLANITSLTYLNLEANQFSGPVPHELGRLIYLQNLILSSNQLTGNVPTTFATLGHLTDFRINDNNFSGRIPSFIQNWKKLNKLEMHASGLEGPIPSHISALNKVEELRISDIDGHLQLFPALDNMTGLVKLVLRSCNLSGQIPAYMWKLQNLEFLDLSFNKLTGQIPATINLKHIKFIFLTENLLTGSVPDSILKEGTSVDLSYNDFAWQGPHQPACQENMNMNLNLFRSSSAENNSGRGVPCLENFQCPRYSSCLHVNCGGKDATIKESKWKIIYQGDQDEGGGAAKFYLNHDEFWGFSSTGDFMDDNDEQNLRYSVYLPSSNLTVLDSTARTAPISLTYFHYCLENGMYTVKLRFTEIQYTNDKTYNSLGRRVFDIYVQGKLILKDYDIEIAAGAAQKPKEEVYNVSVTNNMLEIRLIFAGKGTTRIPKRGSYGPLISSISVVSDVKGCSRGGKQKTAVTVGAGVGAGAFFIVLLSLCILKWKGYFRGRTKRRQGMEGLDLQTGTFSLKKIKAATNDFDSANKIGEGGFGAVYKGQLNDGTVIAVKQLSSKSRQGNREFLNEIGMISCLQHPNLVRLHGCCTEGDQLSLVYEYMENNSLARALFGPDDHQLQLDWPTRHKICTGIAKGLAFLHEESRLKIVHRDIKATNVLLDQDLNPKISDFGLARLHEEEKTHISTKIAGTM is encoded by the exons ATGGCGGGCAAGAACTCGTTcgttttcttgattttcatggGGTTGAGCTGCTTCGGTTTGGTGTGGCTCGCCGAGTCAAGGCTGCCCCAAGCGGAAG TTGATGCTCTCCACGAGATCACGAGTGCAATGGGGTCGACATACTGGGATTTTGATGGTGACAATTGTGAAATACGAACGGTTGGGTTAGCACTGCAGCCGCCAGCAGAAGCTGAGAGTAGCATTGGTTGTGATTGCAACATTGGGAACGATACCTTCTGTCATGTCGTAAGGAT AATGCTGAAGTTTCATAGTCTACCTGGAATCCTCCCCCCTGAGCTTGCTAAGCTCCCTTATCTCAGAGAGAT TGATTTTGCTTACAACTGCCTCAGTGGTGAAATTCCTGACGAGTTGAGTTCCATGCAGTTGACATCAAT CTCTCTTCTTGTGAATCGCTTATCAGGAGCAATACCGACATCATTGGCAAACATTACCTCTCTAACATATCT GAATCTTGAAGCCAATCAGTTCTCTGGTCCTGTTCCTCATGAGCTTGGGCGTTTAATCTACTTACAGAATTT GATTTTGTCCTCCAATCAGCTAACAGGAAACGTGCCAACTACATTTGCCACCTTAGGACATCTGACAGATTT TCGGATAAATGACAACAACTTCAGCGGCAGAATACCCAGTTTTATCCAAAACTGGAAGAAGCTGAATAAACT CGAAATGCATGCGAGTGGACTTGAAGGACCCATTCCATCACACATTTCTGCCTTGAATAAAGTAGAGGAGCT GAGAATTAGTGACATTGATGGTCATCTCCAGCTATTTCCTGCACTGGACAACATGACAGGCTTAGTGAAATT GGTACTGAGAAGCTGCAACTTATCTGGGCAAATTCCCGCATACATGTGGAAATTGCAGAATCTAGAATTTTT GGATCTCAGTTTTAACAAATTGACTGGGCAAATTCCGGCTACAATCAATTTAAAGCACATAAAATTCAT ATTTCTTACCGAAAATTTATTAACGGGAAGTGTTCCGGACTCAATCCTGAAGGAAGGAACCAGCGT TGATCTTTCATACAATGACTTTGCATGGCAAGGTCCTCACCAACCTGCTTGTCAAGAAAACAT GAACATGAACTTGAATTTGTTTAGGAGCTCCTCAGCAGAAAATAACTC AGGCAGAGGTGTTCCTTGCTTGGAGAACTTCCAATGTCCACGTT ACTCGAGTTGTTTACATGTTAATTGTGGTGGAAAAGATGCAACCATCAAGGAATCTAAGTGGAAGATCATCTATCAAGGAGATCAAGATGAAGGAGGTGGTGCTGCAAAATTCTATTTAAATCATGATGAGTTCTGGGGATTCAGTAGCACGGGGGACTTCATGGATGATAATGATGAACAAAACCTGCGCTATTCTGTGTATCTACCATCCTCGAACCTCACTGTCTTGGATTCAACAGCACGAACAGCCCCAATTTCACTGACTTATTTTCATTACTGCTTGGAGAACGGGATGTACACTGTGAAACTCAGGTTTACAGAGATACAGTACACTAACGACAAAACATATAACAGCCTTGGGAGGCGGGTATTTGATATTTATGTTCAG GGGAAGTTGATTCTGAAGGACTATGATATTGAGATTGCAGCAGGTGCTGCTCAGAAGCCAAAAGAGGAAGTCTATAATGTCAGCGTGACAAATAATATGCTGGAGATTCGTCTAATTTTTGCTGGAAAAGGGACAACAAGGATTCCTAAGAGAGGATCTTATGGTCCACTTATTTCTTCCATTTCTGTAGTTTCAG ATGTCAAAGGGTGTTCAAGAGGTGGAAAACAAAAGACTGCTGTCACTGTTGGAGCTGGAGTTGGAGCTGGAGCATTTTTCATTGTTCTCTTATCACTCTGTATACTTAAGTGGAAAGGCTATTTCCGAGGAAGAACCAAGAGAAGACAAG GCATGGAAGGACTAGATCTGCAGACTGGgacattttccttgaaaaaaattaaagctgCAACAAATGACTTCGATTCTGCAAACAAAATTGGGGAAGGCGGTTTTGGTGCTGTCTACAAG GGTCAATTAAATGATGGCACTGTAATAGCAGTTAAGCAACTTTCATCGAAATCGCGACAAGGAAATCGAGAATTCCTGAACGAGATAGGAATGATATCATGCTTACAACATCCAAATCTTGTGAGGCTCCACGGATGCTGTACTGAAGGAGATCAACTATCGCTGGTTTACGAGTATATGGAGAACAATAGTCTTGCCCGTGCCTTGTTTG GTCCGGATGATCATCAACTTCAGCTAGACTGGCCCACAAGACATAAGATCTGCACCGGGATTGCTAAGGGTCTCGCTTTTTTACATGAAGAGTCTAGACTCAAGATTGTCCACAGAGATATTAAAGCTACTAATGTGCTGCTCGATCAAGATTTAAACCCAAAGATATCGGACTTTGGACTGGCCAGGCTTCATGAAGAAGAGAAGACTCACATTAGCACCAAAATTGCCGGAACCATGTAG